A single genomic interval of Vibrio maritimus harbors:
- a CDS encoding DUF808 domain-containing protein — MAGASLLTLIDDISVLMDDVAVMSKVAVKKTAGVLGDDLAVNAEQVSGVSTERELPVVWAVAKGSLLNKVILVPAALLVSLFIPWLITPLLTLGGAFLCFEGFEKIHHWWTHRGQKASHVENEAAVSMTAEEFAELEQQKIKGAIRTDFILSAEIVVIALGTMMAQSLTMQAVSLSIVAVLVTAGVYGLVAIIVKLDDAGLWLINNNPSKSVLKQKLGLGLLSFAPWLMKALAVVGTIAMFLVGGGIISHAIPWLEHLSAAQADTFNHIPSLDLFWESIGASMIHLFSGAVLGAVCFGLHHVYTKIKGSA, encoded by the coding sequence ATGGCAGGCGCAAGTTTACTCACCCTCATTGATGACATCTCTGTACTCATGGACGATGTCGCCGTTATGTCTAAGGTTGCTGTAAAAAAAACCGCCGGTGTACTTGGCGACGATCTTGCCGTAAATGCTGAACAAGTCAGCGGTGTTTCTACCGAAAGAGAACTTCCCGTGGTCTGGGCAGTTGCTAAAGGCTCGCTTCTCAATAAGGTAATATTGGTCCCCGCTGCATTGCTAGTAAGCCTATTCATTCCTTGGCTCATCACGCCATTACTTACTCTTGGTGGTGCGTTTCTTTGCTTTGAAGGGTTTGAAAAAATCCACCATTGGTGGACCCATCGAGGGCAAAAAGCATCTCATGTAGAAAATGAAGCTGCGGTATCAATGACGGCTGAAGAGTTTGCCGAACTCGAACAACAAAAAATCAAAGGCGCAATCCGCACCGACTTTATTCTTTCTGCAGAAATCGTCGTGATCGCCCTCGGCACTATGATGGCTCAATCACTAACCATGCAGGCCGTCAGTTTAAGTATCGTTGCTGTGCTAGTCACCGCTGGCGTATACGGTTTAGTCGCTATCATCGTAAAGCTCGATGACGCTGGCCTCTGGCTTATCAATAACAATCCTTCTAAAAGTGTCTTGAAGCAGAAACTAGGGCTCGGTCTTTTGAGCTTCGCTCCTTGGTTAATGAAAGCTCTCGCAGTCGTTGGCACTATTGCTATGTTCTTGGTTGGTGGCGGTATTATTAGCCATGCGATTCCATGGCTCGAGCACTTAAGTGCTGCGCAGGCAGATACATTCAATCATATTCCGAGCCTAGATCTATTCTGGGAGAGCATTGGTGCTAGCATGATTCACCTGTTTAGTGGTGCTGTTCTCGGTGCTGTTTGCTTTGGGTTGCACCACGTTTACACCAAGATAAAAGGTTCAGCCTGA
- a CDS encoding type I secretion C-terminal target domain-containing protein, with the protein MVPVLYVQMGDVIWKVFSDGTWERAAPDEALIDGILVVNQPIVELGDQTTLTPEQISAIEQALSETIDDLTSNIANQQGKVDLSTNVNNESGGFIVSLKATLDETIARAGFDTRPADREDEDPNPEQTSLDILSDQAKLTVDILDGGDGYENQFEVPSVTIEGTATDVRDGRVVLITITDQDGNTIQLQSVTASEAYSVTGVDLSSLVEGPLTVDAIISDDFGNSITAQDTTFKDTLANITVELDGFGDDFINTNEAPTEAFTGTTEFVEAGQIINWTITDEAGVSISGTSVVNESGQWSITELDVQALQDGVLTVEASTIDIAGNPTTATDTIIKDTQAFITVQFDDVDGVTNEKEILGTNLSGTVTDVEDGQPVVLTITGVNGDPITLTTVVSNGAWSVSGVDLSRFDDGELSVTASTIDVAGNTASATDTSTLDTVKPFIDIDTLQGFNILAFRGGTLTSLQGTTDLVEEGLPVTVVVSDGVVTVEYQGIVDADGNWLVSDIDVSSLDLNAVWTLDANVSNAVGNSATDDMPTLVLPESLAFSDTVIGIFGNQAKESDVRIENAEFVFYESQSLIDQLTSNGLSITVTVTDYQVMGVRSDGEVVFEAVLTGDKVDVAFKQVIDQEPDLNSIQTALLIQGTQTDADGTTEVVIGHLPINVADIEPLIFDDFAFVTEGEVKSGNVLNNDIDLDGALIISKIIIDGTEYTVSGSTPTVVDIPEGQLSVFANGHYNFSANRNIDNTNGRQSVSFDYVAGDQENDFGQGTATIFISDGDAGQVGSGSYEYTEPDLVDRPGTFVTTFDVNPGSDNPDPDSLYFEASTINVLDSLSLTSGNDLLALTYELNDAGNVLTAKSGTTVVFTLTLTGEVNASDPTAVTGSLTIVQEQPLNQPTNNDLLNLPLVIGGLDTDGTELGLGDFNLLIGDGSDPTMSNITDAPTVSEGGLDSENSVSGTGTFNVSIGADDLDKNQSLKPTVFFDTADQPLVYSSGNLIHYTVDATGAILTGSYEDSDGNTVNVFVIGFIQPDADTGGDVAYTFTLLQNLDNSSDPLEIPFVVTARDSDGDQTKLTLDVKVTDSGSATVGTASLTVTELPEKSGETETNTDTSTISITASQDELTDIALSIDSGTAVEDSNGNAITTNGLSVVWRDNGDNTYDGIDENGMVVFRVSLPDELEIESSSTDNVEIGFRLFKEIDHGSDGSVDSLTINLPIVVTDLDGTETEQISTVAILDGLDPTVETVTVSVNEADLEGVGEVEVIQADTLTFVRGSDTIVSFDINIANFGSYTSGGETIVLADRDIDGWYIGTKQSSNEEVFRLRLNVDGSAEFFLFKPLDHADGNGANILDLEFPIVATDSDGDESAESILKVAVTDDIPTTGEAQTLEITEGDSFTGNLLSGTRIGVDGGAITEFTYENVTYSFSGTDTQVISLTNANDSNSIYGTLTLKSDGSYTIVTDANVDATPKLTDSIVFTVKDNDGDTVSNTANLILDDSIGFVRVENTEIREDELATVDIKVFVGDFDQGENVSEIRISGLQDGTLYLDGVALVAVGGTVTLTDAQIKQETGENYFVPDGVLTYRPKENESNTTLSSNVVALIVGATVTKTGAADDVLSNEVLDISVLPVADAPDWGSSQFEYNLTEDIDRTFPLDIDALLVDTDSSESLSYQITNVPSGITIKLNGDKIVEGKSYTQSQLDQMTITVKKNLAGEFTFDLKAISTEKGSEFAQSTDKTAEIDSPVVIKVSPDADVPELSVRDVRGLEDVDIDLSDAIFGTLTDTDGSESLFYDIEVQDGWSFTGTGFEQTGTNMYRVESDAIANGDALLRPKTDISSFTESLAINVTAVAVESTVDGLPPVNEEADSTTKTINITLKGVVDEPIAQDGGNGNWQYDEANKTIETAASFNEDGLVPLDFVFVTSDDDVSEVLNILITNLPDDIAIVDSAGQPVALTIAGIDPTTGNVYQVSNEELATLFVKPKEDFSGRITFDARVVSTEPDGDSGTFEYTVQIDLLPVVDQSEGVTVSTTGIEDGQIALDLEPRLSGDSDGSETLTGYLIDPLPSDLTLLFDSSPITVPASGLDLESLLDSTTPTLDSLLNSGRLSVVATEDLSGVFSIPVRYEVTDTSELGATTSKLISGSLTVTVEAKVEGDTRLETSLETFVSDDGSPVDVSNAVRFIEEDIDGSEYLDYFILEVPQEYDIVVNSGGNEAQETPDGNWIIPATGLTSDTVQDISTFILNNVTISSNQDTPVIDIVVRARVIDGEDAKYIDGKFQIQITGHSGGGTPCDPVGPPGEIESDDDIVFDEGTEVLDLSGLLNPDIASDADNSISFYVPADSLPEDVELQGEGVITVYDNDGEIVGYTISQSGLSNLQIVGLDEDFAGCINFEVQTTETSSCNGSSLTTTQTISIDIRPVVDDITLSTVLSRIDEDVASDLDLQLILGDSVKLDGSQTVIGEGESATGKETVNFFNIQVSDGATLSAPGSDNSWLIDNGDGSYTITDVTRLSEVILTPPANFSGEISLTAEVNITDKTDCLTETDTQTKTVTKIIDINPIVDPASLVTDDFTGDEDTYISLASLDAELIDQDGSENMSLSITGVPEGAVVVTKVGESYELVPNNGKDGGTFQGNPTYEWQLDPADLDNTYILPPLDFSGDIPLTLKAITEELATNDTRITESSFTLGVNPIADEIDFFNVPDKVTGDEDAVITIPIDIVTQETNSDESIALVVTAKAANDSSSIEDMASIRVDGKTARFFQVDGVATAVILVSASSINSIELFAGDAFGDIDLTITADARDTANVLGSNVGDFGPIKQETIRIEITPEPDAPILDLTYDNILAEPTGDIPLGLSLDLVNPADGETGKLTIGGLPSDLELTKGEKVGDNWEVDGDDISSVAIKYPGTLSADETFTLILKPSAELNGNTADGSVETLDVELLTEGSQTLTGNFQKDYISGGSGGDTLSGGIGADTILSGKGNDELTGGLGHDTFVFTSDDIGTVFEFADTVTDFNVSANTDSIDLSAILSATNATDAANQLNLIQDGADVRIELLPSGNQVEHNIKLENTTLDSLYGGDASGVSETDIIQKMLDDQNLILSSN; encoded by the coding sequence ATGGTGCCAGTGCTGTATGTTCAAATGGGTGATGTGATTTGGAAGGTATTTTCCGATGGTACGTGGGAGCGTGCTGCACCCGACGAAGCCTTGATTGACGGGATTCTAGTGGTCAACCAGCCCATTGTTGAATTAGGCGATCAAACGACTCTTACACCCGAGCAAATTTCAGCCATCGAACAAGCACTTTCTGAAACAATCGATGACCTAACGAGTAATATCGCTAACCAACAAGGCAAAGTCGACCTATCGACTAATGTTAATAATGAGAGTGGGGGATTTATTGTCTCGCTCAAGGCGACGCTAGATGAAACCATTGCACGCGCGGGTTTCGATACCCGACCTGCCGACAGAGAAGATGAAGACCCCAACCCAGAACAAACATCTTTAGATATTCTTTCTGATCAAGCCAAGCTTACCGTTGATATCCTAGATGGTGGTGACGGCTACGAAAACCAGTTTGAAGTGCCGAGTGTTACGATTGAAGGGACTGCGACCGATGTGCGTGACGGCCGAGTTGTACTTATCACGATCACCGACCAAGACGGTAATACCATACAGCTTCAATCCGTAACCGCCAGTGAAGCCTATTCGGTCACGGGGGTTGACTTGTCTTCATTGGTTGAAGGTCCGCTCACGGTTGATGCGATCATTTCCGATGATTTTGGTAACAGCATTACCGCTCAAGACACTACTTTCAAAGACACCTTGGCGAACATTACTGTTGAGCTGGATGGTTTTGGCGATGACTTTATAAATACCAATGAAGCACCAACTGAAGCCTTTACTGGTACCACAGAGTTTGTTGAAGCAGGGCAGATCATTAATTGGACTATCACAGATGAAGCTGGCGTCTCTATTTCAGGAACATCGGTTGTTAATGAATCAGGACAATGGAGCATCACCGAACTTGATGTCCAAGCACTTCAAGATGGAGTCTTAACCGTTGAGGCATCGACGATTGATATTGCGGGCAACCCGACTACAGCAACCGATACTATTATCAAAGACACACAAGCCTTCATCACTGTTCAGTTTGATGACGTAGACGGAGTTACTAACGAAAAGGAGATTCTTGGCACCAACCTATCAGGAACTGTCACTGACGTTGAAGATGGACAGCCTGTCGTTTTGACAATCACAGGTGTAAATGGTGACCCCATTACGTTAACGACGGTCGTCAGTAATGGTGCGTGGTCTGTGTCTGGCGTTGACCTTTCACGTTTCGATGATGGTGAGCTATCGGTTACCGCATCTACTATTGATGTTGCGGGAAATACGGCCAGTGCAACGGACACATCCACGCTTGATACGGTTAAACCATTCATCGATATCGATACGCTTCAAGGCTTTAACATTCTTGCGTTTAGAGGCGGCACACTAACGAGTCTGCAAGGAACGACTGATCTTGTCGAAGAAGGTTTACCCGTTACTGTCGTTGTTAGTGATGGTGTGGTGACGGTTGAGTATCAAGGGATCGTAGACGCTGACGGCAATTGGTTGGTGTCAGACATCGATGTGTCGTCACTCGATCTCAACGCGGTATGGACGCTCGATGCGAACGTTAGCAATGCGGTAGGTAACTCAGCGACTGATGATATGCCGACATTAGTACTTCCAGAATCACTCGCGTTTAGTGATACGGTAATTGGTATCTTCGGCAACCAAGCGAAAGAGTCTGATGTGCGAATCGAAAACGCAGAGTTTGTGTTTTATGAGTCGCAATCGCTTATCGACCAGCTCACATCTAACGGACTCTCTATTACAGTCACAGTGACCGATTATCAGGTCATGGGTGTCAGAAGTGATGGAGAAGTTGTTTTTGAAGCGGTACTCACTGGCGATAAGGTTGACGTGGCCTTTAAGCAGGTTATCGACCAAGAGCCTGATTTAAACTCCATTCAAACCGCGCTTTTAATTCAGGGGACGCAGACGGATGCTGATGGCACCACGGAAGTGGTGATCGGTCACCTGCCGATTAATGTTGCAGATATAGAGCCTTTAATCTTCGATGATTTCGCGTTCGTTACTGAAGGTGAAGTGAAGTCTGGCAACGTGCTCAATAATGATATTGATTTGGACGGAGCGCTCATTATCTCCAAAATCATTATTGATGGCACTGAGTATACAGTTTCTGGTAGCACACCAACGGTAGTCGATATTCCTGAAGGGCAGTTAAGCGTGTTTGCTAATGGGCACTATAACTTTTCCGCTAATCGAAACATCGATAACACCAACGGCCGCCAAAGCGTGTCCTTCGATTATGTTGCAGGCGATCAAGAGAATGATTTTGGGCAAGGCACTGCGACGATTTTTATTTCTGACGGTGATGCAGGGCAGGTTGGCTCGGGCAGTTATGAATATACTGAACCCGATTTAGTTGATAGACCTGGAACGTTTGTTACTACGTTTGATGTCAATCCAGGCTCAGATAATCCAGATCCAGATAGCCTTTACTTCGAAGCAAGTACAATCAACGTACTTGATAGTTTGTCGCTTACGAGTGGTAATGATCTGCTTGCCCTTACTTATGAGTTAAATGACGCAGGTAATGTGCTGACCGCTAAATCCGGCACAACTGTGGTGTTTACGCTGACCCTAACTGGAGAGGTCAACGCAAGCGATCCTACTGCTGTAACAGGCTCACTGACGATTGTTCAAGAGCAACCATTAAATCAACCAACCAACAATGATCTTCTTAATCTGCCTTTAGTCATTGGCGGTTTGGATACCGACGGCACCGAGCTTGGCCTTGGGGATTTCAATTTGTTAATTGGTGATGGTAGTGACCCTACCATGAGCAATATCACTGATGCCCCTACTGTTTCCGAGGGAGGGTTAGACAGTGAGAACTCTGTAAGTGGGACAGGAACGTTCAACGTGTCTATTGGTGCGGATGACCTTGATAAAAACCAATCACTAAAACCCACAGTATTCTTTGATACCGCTGATCAACCACTCGTCTATAGCAGTGGAAATCTCATTCATTACACCGTTGATGCGACGGGCGCGATTCTGACGGGTTCATACGAAGACAGCGATGGAAATACGGTGAATGTGTTTGTTATTGGGTTTATTCAACCTGACGCCGATACAGGTGGGGATGTAGCTTATACATTCACTTTACTGCAAAACCTCGACAACAGCAGTGACCCTTTGGAAATCCCTTTCGTGGTGACAGCCAGAGACTCTGACGGAGACCAAACCAAACTCACCTTAGATGTAAAAGTAACCGATTCGGGCTCTGCGACGGTTGGGACTGCATCACTCACAGTGACCGAGTTACCGGAAAAGTCAGGAGAGACAGAAACGAATACCGACACGTCTACGATAAGCATTACCGCATCTCAAGATGAACTCACTGACATAGCACTTTCCATTGATAGCGGAACAGCGGTTGAAGATTCAAACGGCAATGCGATTACAACCAATGGCTTGAGCGTTGTTTGGCGCGATAACGGTGATAACACCTACGATGGTATTGATGAAAATGGCATGGTGGTGTTTAGAGTGTCACTGCCTGACGAACTGGAGATTGAATCAAGTTCAACAGACAATGTTGAAATCGGTTTCCGTCTGTTCAAAGAGATTGATCACGGCAGCGATGGCTCTGTGGACTCTTTGACCATCAATCTTCCAATTGTTGTCACAGACCTTGATGGCACAGAAACAGAACAAATCTCGACGGTCGCCATACTCGATGGTCTAGACCCGACGGTTGAAACAGTGACTGTGTCAGTTAACGAAGCAGATTTAGAAGGTGTTGGCGAAGTCGAAGTCATACAAGCGGATACTCTAACGTTTGTAAGAGGTTCCGACACCATTGTTTCTTTTGATATCAATATTGCTAATTTTGGGAGTTACACCAGTGGCGGTGAAACCATAGTTCTGGCCGATCGTGATATTGATGGCTGGTATATCGGCACCAAACAAAGCTCGAACGAGGAGGTATTCCGTCTGCGTTTGAATGTGGATGGTTCAGCAGAGTTCTTCCTCTTTAAGCCTCTTGATCATGCAGATGGTAATGGCGCAAACATTCTCGATCTAGAATTTCCTATCGTAGCCACAGACAGTGATGGTGACGAATCAGCTGAGTCGATACTCAAAGTTGCAGTGACGGATGATATTCCGACGACCGGTGAGGCGCAGACGTTAGAGATTACGGAAGGGGACAGCTTTACTGGTAATTTGTTGTCTGGAACTCGGATTGGCGTGGATGGGGGCGCAATTACTGAGTTTACCTACGAAAATGTCACATATAGCTTCAGTGGGACTGACACTCAAGTTATCAGTCTTACCAATGCTAATGACAGTAACTCCATTTATGGAACACTGACCCTGAAATCCGATGGTAGTTATACAATAGTCACTGACGCAAACGTTGATGCCACTCCCAAGCTCACGGATAGTATTGTTTTCACTGTTAAAGACAACGATGGCGATACCGTTTCAAATACAGCGAACTTGATCCTCGATGACAGTATCGGTTTTGTTCGAGTTGAAAACACCGAGATACGTGAGGATGAGTTAGCGACCGTTGATATTAAGGTGTTTGTTGGTGATTTTGACCAAGGTGAAAACGTCAGTGAAATCAGAATCTCCGGCTTACAAGACGGAACCTTATACCTAGATGGCGTAGCGCTTGTCGCGGTTGGTGGTACTGTGACGCTGACAGATGCTCAGATTAAACAAGAAACCGGAGAAAACTACTTTGTACCTGACGGGGTGCTAACCTATCGACCCAAAGAGAATGAATCCAATACAACGCTGTCTTCAAACGTTGTCGCTTTAATTGTTGGTGCGACTGTGACTAAGACAGGCGCGGCCGATGATGTATTGAGTAATGAAGTTCTCGACATCTCCGTATTGCCTGTTGCTGATGCACCCGATTGGGGAAGTTCACAGTTTGAATACAACCTAACGGAGGATATAGACCGAACCTTCCCGCTAGACATCGATGCGTTGCTCGTTGATACGGATAGCTCAGAGTCGCTCAGCTATCAAATTACCAACGTGCCAAGCGGCATTACCATCAAACTCAATGGCGATAAAATTGTTGAGGGTAAGTCCTACACTCAAAGCCAACTCGATCAAATGACGATTACAGTGAAAAAGAACCTTGCTGGAGAGTTCACATTTGATCTAAAAGCGATTTCGACCGAGAAAGGCAGCGAGTTTGCTCAGAGCACCGACAAGACCGCAGAGATAGATTCTCCTGTCGTTATTAAGGTTTCTCCTGATGCTGATGTGCCAGAACTCTCTGTGCGAGATGTACGAGGCTTGGAGGATGTCGATATCGACCTCAGCGATGCGATTTTTGGGACGCTGACAGATACCGATGGTTCCGAGTCGCTATTCTATGACATTGAAGTTCAAGATGGTTGGTCGTTTACAGGAACCGGGTTCGAGCAAACGGGTACGAATATGTATCGCGTAGAGTCTGATGCTATCGCTAATGGCGACGCATTACTCAGACCTAAAACGGATATCAGTTCGTTCACAGAGAGCCTAGCTATTAACGTGACGGCCGTTGCGGTGGAATCGACCGTTGATGGTTTGCCTCCAGTTAACGAAGAAGCGGATAGCACAACCAAAACAATCAATATCACCTTAAAAGGTGTTGTTGATGAACCTATCGCTCAAGATGGTGGCAATGGGAACTGGCAGTATGATGAAGCGAACAAAACCATCGAAACTGCTGCTTCCTTTAATGAAGATGGTTTAGTGCCATTGGATTTCGTTTTTGTTACCTCAGATGATGATGTGTCTGAAGTACTCAATATTTTGATTACCAATCTACCTGATGATATTGCGATAGTGGACAGCGCGGGTCAGCCAGTCGCTTTAACCATTGCTGGTATTGACCCTACGACGGGCAATGTTTATCAGGTAAGCAATGAAGAGCTGGCAACCCTATTCGTTAAACCCAAAGAAGACTTTAGTGGTCGAATTACGTTTGATGCTCGGGTTGTATCAACGGAGCCAGACGGAGATAGCGGTACGTTTGAGTACACAGTTCAAATCGACTTGTTGCCGGTTGTTGACCAAAGCGAAGGCGTCACAGTATCAACCACGGGTATTGAAGATGGCCAGATTGCCCTGGATCTTGAACCTAGACTGAGTGGCGATAGTGATGGCAGTGAAACCTTAACCGGCTATTTAATCGACCCGTTACCAAGTGACCTTACCTTATTATTCGATAGTTCGCCGATAACCGTTCCAGCGTCGGGACTAGACTTGGAGTCGTTGCTCGATTCTACAACGCCGACATTAGACTCACTATTAAACAGCGGCCGCCTTAGCGTCGTAGCCACAGAAGATTTGAGTGGTGTCTTCAGTATTCCGGTGCGCTATGAAGTCACAGATACTTCAGAGTTGGGTGCAACGACCAGTAAGCTCATATCTGGCTCATTGACTGTGACCGTTGAGGCGAAAGTGGAGGGAGATACTCGGCTAGAAACCTCACTAGAAACTTTTGTGAGCGACGATGGCAGCCCTGTCGATGTGTCAAATGCGGTTAGATTCATTGAAGAAGATATCGATGGCTCGGAATATCTCGATTACTTCATACTTGAAGTGCCTCAGGAGTATGACATTGTCGTTAATAGTGGCGGCAATGAAGCGCAAGAAACGCCGGATGGCAACTGGATCATTCCAGCTACTGGTTTGACGAGTGATACTGTTCAGGATATCTCTACGTTTATTCTCAACAACGTCACGATTTCCAGCAATCAAGATACGCCCGTTATCGACATTGTCGTTCGTGCTCGAGTGATAGATGGCGAGGATGCTAAATACATCGATGGTAAGTTTCAGATCCAAATCACTGGCCACAGCGGCGGTGGCACTCCTTGTGACCCTGTTGGTCCTCCGGGAGAGATTGAGTCAGATGACGATATAGTCTTTGATGAGGGCACTGAGGTTCTGGACTTGTCGGGTCTTCTTAACCCTGATATTGCTAGCGACGCTGACAATAGTATCTCGTTTTATGTTCCTGCAGACTCATTACCAGAAGATGTTGAATTGCAGGGTGAAGGTGTTATTACCGTCTATGACAACGATGGTGAAATCGTTGGATACACCATAAGTCAATCTGGATTGAGCAACTTGCAAATTGTTGGACTTGATGAAGATTTCGCCGGTTGTATTAATTTTGAAGTCCAAACCACAGAAACCTCATCGTGTAATGGTTCTAGCTTAACGACCACTCAAACAATCAGTATTGATATCCGCCCGGTTGTAGACGACATTACTCTTTCAACTGTGTTAAGCCGAATTGACGAAGACGTCGCTTCCGATCTGGATCTTCAGTTGATCTTAGGTGACTCGGTGAAGCTTGACGGCAGTCAAACCGTGATTGGTGAAGGGGAGTCTGCAACAGGTAAAGAGACCGTTAACTTCTTTAATATTCAGGTGTCTGATGGAGCAACACTCTCTGCACCTGGAAGTGACAATAGCTGGTTAATTGATAATGGTGACGGCAGCTACACGATAACTGACGTGACAAGACTGTCTGAGGTCATTCTCACCCCTCCAGCTAACTTTAGCGGTGAAATCTCACTGACTGCTGAAGTGAATATTACCGACAAAACGGACTGTCTCACAGAAACCGATACCCAGACGAAAACCGTCACCAAGATCATTGATATCAACCCGATTGTTGACCCTGCAAGCCTAGTGACCGATGACTTCACTGGTGATGAAGATACCTATATATCTCTAGCCAGTTTAGATGCCGAACTTATTGACCAAGATGGCTCTGAAAATATGTCACTGAGCATAACTGGCGTACCTGAAGGGGCGGTTGTAGTGACCAAAGTGGGTGAGAGCTATGAGCTGGTGCCGAACAATGGCAAGGATGGGGGAACGTTCCAAGGTAACCCGACCTACGAGTGGCAACTCGACCCTGCGGACCTTGATAATACCTACATTTTGCCGCCTCTCGATTTTAGTGGTGATATACCGCTGACACTCAAAGCCATTACCGAAGAGCTAGCGACGAATGACACCCGCATTACTGAGTCTTCATTTACGCTGGGCGTAAATCCGATTGCTGATGAGATCGATTTCTTCAACGTGCCCGATAAAGTGACGGGGGATGAAGACGCTGTTATCACGATTCCAATCGATATCGTGACTCAAGAAACCAATAGCGATGAGTCCATTGCATTGGTGGTGACTGCTAAAGCTGCCAATGATTCGAGTTCGATAGAAGATATGGCGAGTATTCGTGTTGATGGTAAGACGGCTCGTTTCTTCCAAGTCGATGGCGTAGCAACAGCGGTTATTCTGGTTTCAGCGAGCTCTATTAACAGTATCGAGCTATTTGCTGGTGATGCGTTCGGTGATATTGACCTAACCATCACTGCAGACGCGCGTGATACTGCGAACGTTTTAGGGTCGAATGTCGGTGATTTTGGTCCAATCAAACAAGAAACGATCCGAATAGAAATCACACCAGAGCCAGACGCGCCTATCTTGGATTTAACCTATGACAATATTCTCGCTGAGCCGACAGGAGATATTCCTCTCGGGTTATCGCTGGATCTCGTTAATCCTGCTGATGGTGAAACCGGAAAGCTAACTATCGGGGGCTTACCTAGCGATCTAGAACTGACCAAGGGTGAGAAGGTCGGTGATAACTGGGAAGTAGATGGTGATGATATTAGCTCTGTTGCTATCAAATACCCTGGTACTTTAAGTGCTGATGAAACTTTCACGCTAATTCTCAAGCCTTCTGCTGAGCTCAATGGAAACACAGCGGATGGCTCCGTAGAGACCTTGGATGTGGAACTCTTAACTGAGGGAAGTCAGACCCTGACAGGCAACTTCCAGAAAGATTATATCTCAGGTGGTTCTGGCGGCGACACCCTTAGTGGCGGTATAGGTGCAGACACCATCTTAAGTGGCAAAGGGAATGACGAACTGACCGGAGGACTTGGTCACGATACCTTTGTGTTTACCAGTGATGATATTGGTACTGTGTTTGAGTTTGCGGATACGGTCACTGATTTTAACGTCAGTGCAAATACCGACAGCATTGACCTTAGCGCGATTCTTTCAGCAACGAATGCGACGGATGCAGCTAATCAACTCAACTTAATTCAAGACGGTGCAGATGTACGCATAGAGCTATTACCGAGCGGAAATCAGGTCGAGCACAACATTAAACTCGAAAACACGACGCTCGATTCCTTGTATGGCGGAGATGCTTCAGGCGTTTCAGAGACCGACATTATTCAAAAAATGCTAGACGACCAAAACTTAATACTATCGTCAAACTAG
- the phnD gene encoding phosphonate ABC transporter substrate-binding protein, protein MKSVWVGGLMISSLVAFNANASAPASINLGILGGENSEAQIGNNQCVVEFMQAELGVKTNIRNSSDYNSVIQGLLGKKIDLVINMSPKAFAEVHLNDPEAVDIIGLIADNTDNSRGYHSVVIVKADSPYQSIDDLRGKVFSFADPNSTSGYLIPNNQLQQQIGGTMDNRFNGFFDTISFSGGHEQNIVGVINGQFDAAVSASSMVGDESIGYSAGALHRYAKHDPEVMDKIRVIWQSPLIANGSTIVSNDLDPAFKEKLVAAVKKLDKEDNECFSKAAGGLRHLADTSIEEYQSIIDLVYATKFVQR, encoded by the coding sequence ATGAAAAGTGTATGGGTCGGAGGGTTGATGATCTCCAGTTTGGTCGCTTTTAATGCAAACGCATCAGCGCCAGCATCGATTAATCTAGGTATTTTAGGTGGTGAGAACTCGGAAGCGCAGATTGGTAACAACCAATGTGTGGTTGAGTTTATGCAAGCGGAACTTGGTGTGAAAACCAACATCCGAAACTCGAGTGACTACAACTCAGTCATACAAGGTTTACTCGGTAAGAAAATCGACTTGGTCATCAACATGTCGCCTAAAGCATTCGCCGAAGTCCATCTTAATGATCCAGAAGCCGTGGATATCATCGGTTTAATTGCCGATAACACGGATAACTCTCGAGGCTATCACTCTGTTGTCATCGTAAAAGCTGACAGCCCTTATCAAAGCATCGACGATTTACGTGGCAAGGTGTTCTCTTTTGCAGACCCAAACTCTACCTCCGGCTACTTGATACCAAACAACCAACTTCAGCAGCAGATTGGCGGCACGATGGACAACCGTTTTAACGGTTTCTTCGACACAATCAGTTTTTCGGGTGGGCACGAGCAAAACATCGTTGGTGTTATCAACGGTCAGTTTGATGCCGCAGTCTCTGCATCAAGCATGGTTGGTGATGAATCAATAGGCTATTCTGCAGGCGCTTTACATCGCTATGCGAAGCACGACCCAGAGGTGATGGATAAGATCCGCGTCATCTGGCAATCTCCGCTTATCGCTAATGGTTCGACGATTGTTAGCAATGATTTAGACCCAGCGTTTAAAGAAAAGCTGGTTGCTGCCGTGAAAAAGTTGGATAAAGAAGATAACGAGTGCTTCTCGAAAGCTGCAGGCGGATTAAGACATCTTGCCGATACGAGCATAGAAGAGTACCAGTCGATTATCGATTTGGTGTATGCGACTAAGTTTGTGCAGCGCTAA